A genomic window from Neoarius graeffei isolate fNeoGra1 chromosome 5, fNeoGra1.pri, whole genome shotgun sequence includes:
- the zgc:112496 gene encoding uncharacterized protein zgc:112496 isoform X1, with translation MSGGERLFQCEDPAVWRGIYAKYWAVVDAKAAEKKKKSSTKLLELEKWYQEELPAAILARTERSLTHPELVKLMEWKLTRGKFRPRLKQLIGSNSEEAVLCCTKKAFAVLPDVRSAIAELSTLKGLGPATASAVLAAGAPGEVAFMADEVVESVAKLRPVQYTAKHFSLFLEEILRKTRQLNKADKQNDWTPHKVELCLWAYAVASQIQPSLLEAFPPSYSTNRENKKEETEERPSKRHKTD, from the exons ATGTCTGGAGGCGAGCGTCTGTTCCAATGTGAGGATCCGGCTGTATGGAGAGGAATTTATGCGAAATACTGGGCTGTGGTGGATGCAAAGGCtgctgagaagaagaagaagagttcaACGAAACTGTTGGAATTAGAGAAATG GTATCAGGAGGAGCTTCCAGCAGCCATTTTAGCTCGGACAGAGCGTTCTTTGACGCACCCCGAATTGGTCAAACTCATGGAGTGGAAATTAACC AGGGGGAAGTTCCGTCCCCGGCTCAAGCAGCTGATTGGCTCAAACAGCGAGGAGGCGGTGCTTTGCTGCACCAAGAAGGCATTTGCGGTCCTTCCTGACGTCCGATCAGCAATCGCAGAGCTGAGCACGCTCAAAGGGCTCGGACCTGCTACGGCATCAG CTGTATTAGCAGCAGGAGCTCCTGGAGAAGTCGCCTTCATGGCTGATGAGGTCGTCGAGAGCGTCGCCAAGCTGAGACCGGTTCAGTACACAGCTAAGCACTTCTCTCTCTTTTTGGAGGAAATACTGCGCAAAACACGCCAGCTCAACAAAG CAGACAAACAGAATGATTGGACTCCTCATAAGGTGGAGCTGTGCTTATGGGCGTATGCTGTCGCCAGTCAGATTCAGCCCTCCCTGCTGGAAGCATTTCCCCCGAGTTACAGCACCAACAGAGAGAACAAAAAGGAGGAGACCGAAGAACGGCCATCCAAGAGACACAAGACGGACTAA
- the zgc:112496 gene encoding uncharacterized protein zgc:112496 isoform X2: protein MSGGERLFQCEDPAVWRGIYAKYWAVVDAKAAEKKKKSSTKLLELEKWYQEELPAAILARTERSLTHPELVKLMEWKLTRGKFRPRLKQLIGSNSEEAVLCCTKKAFAVLPDVRSAIAELSTLKGLGPATASAVLAAGAPGEVAFMADEVVESVAKLRPVQYTAKHFSLFLEEILRKTRQLNKDKQNDWTPHKVELCLWAYAVASQIQPSLLEAFPPSYSTNRENKKEETEERPSKRHKTD, encoded by the exons ATGTCTGGAGGCGAGCGTCTGTTCCAATGTGAGGATCCGGCTGTATGGAGAGGAATTTATGCGAAATACTGGGCTGTGGTGGATGCAAAGGCtgctgagaagaagaagaagagttcaACGAAACTGTTGGAATTAGAGAAATG GTATCAGGAGGAGCTTCCAGCAGCCATTTTAGCTCGGACAGAGCGTTCTTTGACGCACCCCGAATTGGTCAAACTCATGGAGTGGAAATTAACC AGGGGGAAGTTCCGTCCCCGGCTCAAGCAGCTGATTGGCTCAAACAGCGAGGAGGCGGTGCTTTGCTGCACCAAGAAGGCATTTGCGGTCCTTCCTGACGTCCGATCAGCAATCGCAGAGCTGAGCACGCTCAAAGGGCTCGGACCTGCTACGGCATCAG CTGTATTAGCAGCAGGAGCTCCTGGAGAAGTCGCCTTCATGGCTGATGAGGTCGTCGAGAGCGTCGCCAAGCTGAGACCGGTTCAGTACACAGCTAAGCACTTCTCTCTCTTTTTGGAGGAAATACTGCGCAAAACACGCCAGCTCAACAAAG ACAAACAGAATGATTGGACTCCTCATAAGGTGGAGCTGTGCTTATGGGCGTATGCTGTCGCCAGTCAGATTCAGCCCTCCCTGCTGGAAGCATTTCCCCCGAGTTACAGCACCAACAGAGAGAACAAAAAGGAGGAGACCGAAGAACGGCCATCCAAGAGACACAAGACGGACTAA